The genomic segment GCCGGGGCGAACGAGTTGCCCCCGAAGGACTTGTCGACCCGCGTGCTCACGGGCATGGCCACGCGGAGCCGCTCGACGGGGTGCCCGAGGGCCCGGTGGTAGGCGGCGGCGCCTCCGGTCACGCCGGTCACGAAGTAGTCGTTGACCGTCCCGCCCAGCGCTTTGGCCGTGCGCCGGGCCTCGTCGAGGCTGAGATCGATCGTGTCGAGGCGGCGGCCCATCGACCGGCGGTCCCGCCACAGGTCGGAGCCGGACGGGGAGCCGATGCTCTGGCGGGCGACGGAGGCGACGGTGTCGACCACGCCCCGCGCCTGGCGGACGAACAGGTCGGGACGGGCCAGGCCGGCGGCGCGCCGGCCCAGGCGGGCGGCGGCGGCCACCGGAGAGCCGGCGGGCGGTCCCGTGCGATCCGGCGTCCCGGCAAGCACCGGGACCCGCACCGGGTTGTCACCGTCGGGGTCGAAGTCCAAGAAGCTGGACGAGAGGCGCAGCCCGCCCACGCCGTCGGTGATGGTGTGGTGCATCTTGGCGAGGAGGGCGGCCCGGCCGTCGTCGAGACCCTCCACGACCGTGAGCTGCCAGAGCGGGCGGACCGGGTCGAAGGCGTCCTCGAGCCACAGGCCGGCCAGGTCGAGCAGGGCGCGCATGGTGCCCGGGGGTGGCAGGGCCACGTGGCGGACGTGGTAGCGCAGGTCGAACGAGGCGTCCTCGATCCACGCCGGGCGGGCCCACGGCATCGTGGCGCTGCGCACCCGCTGGCGCATGCGCGGGAAGGCGGCGATGGTCTCATCGATGCGCCGGGTGAGCCGCGCCACGTCCGGCGGCCGGTCGAGGACGGTGATGTTCAGGAACGTCGAGCGGAGTACCGGATCGCGCTCGATGGCCCACATCAGGGCCTCGGATGGCGT from the Acidimicrobiales bacterium genome contains:
- a CDS encoding wax ester/triacylglycerol synthase domain-containing protein: MADAPAMTPSEALMWAIERDPVLRSTFLNITVLDRPPDVARLTRRIDETIAAFPRMRQRVRSATMPWARPAWIEDASFDLRYHVRHVALPPPGTMRALLDLAGLWLEDAFDPVRPLWQLTVVEGLDDGRAALLAKMHHTITDGVGGLRLSSSFLDFDPDGDNPVRVPVLAGTPDRTGPPAGSPVAAAARLGRRAAGLARPDLFVRQARGVVDTVASVARQSIGSPSGSDLWRDRRSMGRRLDTIDLSLDEARRTAKALGGTVNDYFVTGVTGGAAAYHRALGHPVERLRVAMPVSTRVDKSFGGNSFAPARVTVPVADPDPTARFLLVHEALSVARSERALGMVDALATVILTLPPAVLTPIARQQVASVDLAASNLRGSPVELYMAGGRVDANYPMGPTAGVAFNATVLSYMDRLDMGLVVDAAAVEDPGLLRRCIEAEFTALSGAPAPA